In Syntrophales bacterium, one genomic interval encodes:
- a CDS encoding type II toxin-antitoxin system HicB family antitoxin, translating to MNAMQYKGYAARIEYDAHDRIFVGHLVGVRDIVGFHGESVEELETAFHEAVDNYLAACAKLGQQPNKPVSGKILLRVPPEIHSAAIMVAESEGKSLNQWAAHVLAEAAHCS from the coding sequence ATGAACGCCATGCAGTACAAAGGATATGCTGCACGTATCGAGTACGACGCCCACGACCGGATATTTGTCGGTCATCTGGTCGGAGTGCGAGACATTGTGGGATTTCATGGGGAGTCGGTTGAAGAGCTTGAAACGGCATTCCATGAGGCAGTTGACAATTATCTTGCCGCTTGCGCCAAACTTGGCCAACAACCCAATAAACCGGTCTCCGGCAAGATATTGCTGCGCGTGCCGCCGGAAATTCATTCCGCAGCGATAATGGTGGCCGAAAGCGAGGGCAAAAGCCTGAACCAGTGGGCCGCTCATGTTTTGGCAGAGG